The genome window ATGCACCACCTTTTTGTTACTTTCTTCTGTGTCTGTCTTTCTGGGTTTTATTCCAGAGTTTTTCGATTCCAAGGTGTTTAAACTGCTGAAGGTGCTTATAACTTGTGCATGTTTTTGGCATTTATGTCCTAGTTGTCTTTTACTATTGTAGGTTGCTGGGCTCATATTGGAGAATACTTTCACCTCTATCCTGGATATGGCTGGAGTTCTCTTGCCATTCTTGAAGTGGGTCATTGGAGGAAGTGGTTCAAAGGGTCTCAAACTTCTTAACTTTGTTGTTCGATCTCCATGGAATACCATTGATGTCATTGGTGAGGTGAGGGTGCATCTTTAAAACTCTCTTTCTCTCTTCCATTATAATTGACTTGAGTTGGTTTTCCATAGAAGTAAAGTCTTTGAATTTATAGTTCTGTTGAGCTTACTAGAGGTAGAGAAAGTTGTGAAGATGTCACTCAAGTTTGCGAAGTTTATATAAGTTAAATTCTTGGAGGGACAAAATTACGTTTTAGCAAATAGTTCATCACTTTTAAGATGGACTAAAACAGAACTAAGTAAATTAAATTGGATAGATTTCATGGTTTATCTAATAGCGGACCTTTTTAATGTGATAACCTTGATAAGACATTTCAGATGCTTTTTTCTCTATATGATTAATTTCTTTGAAAAGGAACTTTATCTTCTGACATATTTGTCTGCTATGAAAGGCACATAAATCGCATGTCAGTCGTATTTTTGTTTTTCATAGATGATATGCAAATGACGCTGTTCAGCGATCTAGTTACCATCCTTTCCAATGGCACGTGTTGATAACAATGCATTTTGGGGTTCTTATTGACCATGAATCTGTGTATTATAGTAGCCTGAACATCTTGGATTTTCTTTGAACTTGTGAAATAACTTTTTGTCTTCTTGCcttttatttataattattattGAGTTGCTAGAAGCGGTTGAAATTATGTTTCTGCCTTTGTTGACCTCGTTGTGTTCACAAGTTCACTCAGACTTCAGGGTTCAGGCTCATACTTGCTGATGCTTTTGAGTGCAGATCAGGCAACCAATCCTCTTCCTATCTGGATTACAAGATGAGATGGTTCCACCAGTCCACATGCAGATGTTATATGCAAAGGCAGCTGCACGCAACAGGCAATGCTTATTTGTGGAATTTCCTAACGGGATGCACATGGATACCTGGTTGGCAGGTGGTGATCACTATTGGAGGACAATTCAGCAATTTTTGGAAGAAACTGTTCGAAAGAAGAAGGACGATGAatcaaaggaagataaggaaTTGTCCTCTAAGCAAAATGGTTAGTTGCAGATTATTTCACCTGCTGCTACTATTCTGCTATCTTCTCTGTATGGTTTTGGGCATCTCAACTTTCTCTAGGCAATTTTTCTGCAAAGACATGGTTGATAAACCTTCTTGTGAGGGTAATGTTAAGTTAAGGTATTATAGGCTGCAAGCCTCCTAAAGATACCTGGACCACAAACTCCTTTGAAACTCTCCTGGATAAAGTTTTCTCTGTTAAAGAAAGGGCTCGAGTATAATTGACTCCTCCCAACATCTGAAAGGGAAGTTTCCTATTTTTTGAGCCTAAGGAATATCTCTTTATCACCTTGTAATGTCCAAAATCCACTGTCTCGAAGATCAAGATAAAGTAAATTTGGAAAGGACTTCGGGAGCAACTATATCTGACGGGTATCTATAAACTCATAGAAGAGTAAATCCTATTATTTCTTCCGATGAAGCTCCTGTTATGTCTCCTTTCTATACCTATAAGATTGTTGGAAAAGTACCTTTTAAAATAGAAATACCTGTTTCCTCGCTTAAGTCATTTATCTTTACCTTGTGGATCATTGTTTATCAGTGCGTTGAATTTGCATGTTAAAAACTTACAATCTTTGCGAACAATCTTCTGTAGACTAATTGCGGCCTTTTGGTTTGTGATATAATTTGCAGTATCTTCAGAATTTGTCGCAAGCTGAAATCTTGAGTTTCAGGCAGTTCAGATGTAACTTTGGATTCCAGGATTCAAATACATTTCTTTTGATGTTGCAGTGACCAAGAGCGATTTGTGATATCAAGGAACGAGAAGTGCATCCCTTCAAATTTATTCTTCTGAATATATTTTTGCAATCCTATTTTCAGAAGGCAGAAAGATGTGAATGGTCTTAATTTATACTGCATCTCACTAACAATACTAGCATCTCCAGATATAGGTCCGGCTGACTCGTGTTGTATGAATAAAGATTCAAACGTTTCAATTGTATGCAAAACGTAAATGCCAACTCTACCACCCAGTTACAGAACGTCTGAATGAGTAACTCTTATTTTGGTGTGATGCTTTTTCTTCGAACCGAGTTGTAATTGGTGAACTTTCAGCCTATATCTTGTATTATTCAATATGTTTGTATCCTTCCATTAGTTATTACCTTTTTTTCTGTCAAATTGCTGAGATGAAAATGCTTTACCGTGGGAAATTCTTTCGTACAACAGATTGACCAGCATATAGAAGCGGAATGGAATTGAGAAACCTCGTCGTGGGTGTATGAATGCGAATGACGCTTGGATATACAAGAACAAACATTTTCCCTAGGGTATTATTGTATTAATGGCACAAAATATTTAATTAGTGCACATCTTgtaatattaaaattttgaagtatgaCAAATATTCTATGTTTTGACCTATGTTGCTCGGACACTCTGAAAATATCGATTGGTGCGTGTTGGATCCTCCAGAAatagtgtatttttggaggattCGATATGGGTGCGGTAACTATTTTGGAGAGTCCGTGCAACATTGACTATGAAAGTGTTAAAGATGTTCAATTAGGTTCCTTGTAAATTAATTATAtgtaaattttcatcataaacACTAAACTAAATTGTAACATAGTAAATTTTATAACTAACGTgattaatagcatgtttggctTCTCCaagctaaaaatatttttttgtcaaaaaaaagtatttttttttttaaagttgaagtgtttgtccaagcttttagaagaaaatagtacttttgagaaaaatatacttagaagcagtttttaaaaacttgatcaaacactaattgttgttcagaaatactttttaaataaattagtcaaacacaaactgattttcaacaaaaaataatttttttaaaaaatacttttaaaaaaaaatacttctcaaaataaacttTCACTCTCATTTTATCCATACGTACCTGAATTCCGTTTAAACTATTGAAACCTCACGTCCGCCAATAAAATTATTCCACGTCAGCAGCAGTCCTACAGCACTGCTCCATACAAGAATTCCTCATTCAAATTTGTCTCCGTTTTCATTTCCACTTCGGTTCCTGTTGTACCTTCGCAGAATTATTTTTACCAAAATAACCCTCCAAATTCAGTAATATTACGAGAATGCCCTTCCTCCTTTCTTAGTACTACCACCTTCATATTCTTTTCGTGCTTAAAAAGTTCTTGTAAATACCGGAACTGAAACAGAGCAAGTGACAGTCGACTGAGCAGCAGTGTGTAGCAATGGAGGGAGGCGCACAGTACAATCCCCGCACCGTAGAGGAAGTTTTTAGGGATTTTAAAGGCCGTCGAGCTGGCATGATCAAAGCCCTTACCACTGGTAATGTACAATTTTGACGTACACacattccttttatttttattttttcgttaAACCGACTAGCTTTGTTTGTTTTTATGCTCTAATTATTGAGCTTTTTTTGGGTTTTGAGCTGTGCTACATTCTGACCATTCTGTTTCTTATTTGCTTTTGCAGATGTTGAGGAATTTTATCAGCAGTGTGACCCGGGTTAGTTATGGATCTTTTTGCGTTCTTTTTTATGCACATTTACGCGATTGTCGTCCGTCGGGTTTAGTTTTGCTTTGTGTGTTTGTACTTaatttttttcgtttttgaatTTTGGTGGGTTTTGGGTTCTAATGTCATTTTGGCCTGCTCTTTTTTAGTAATAATTGCTTTTAGGAAGAGTGAACATGTGGAAACACGTGCTGTTCTTATTGGATTGTTCAGATTAGCAAATTTCTACTGTTTGTGATGCTGACCCCAACGAGACATTTTTATTTGACATAATAAAAGGCATTATTCTGCTATTTCGGGAGTCTGGGTATTGGGTCTAAGGACAGAAGAAAAGGAACTTCATTGCTCTTTTTCTCTTTTCAATTACTACTAGTATATATGGTATGTGTTTTAACTGAGTAAAAAGTTTTTTACTGGTTAATCTCACATCCAATTCAAGATTTTAGAGTTTGATATGGTATTTGCTGCTTGCTTCTAGAGGTATCCATATTACTTCAAGAGCATTTTTGTCTCTGAGTTTGTGTGCAATGTGAATTTACTGTGAGGAAAATCTCTTATTTTAGAGCACTGATTAAGCTTTTTGCCCACTTTGGAATTGCCATGTACTGGTTGGTTGGACTTCACCTGGAGATGATGTGAATGATAACCACAGTGTTATCTGCCTAATAGCAGTTGTCCCTCACGACTTGACTTAGCaatcaattttttcatgtttgaagTTTACATAGCTTCGAAGGTATTGGTCCTACTTCATATATGGGCTTCATTTTTGGCTTATTTTCTGTTGGATAACTTTTTGTTTACTGTGCAGCTTGTCATCGACTTAAGTCTCAAATTGTTCATTTTATGTAGTCTAACTTATGGTTTCAGTAAACTCTCGCAGTTTTTCTTAATCAAATTTAACaaattttatgaaaaaaaatTGAAGTTAGTGCCTGATTTAGAGTCTAAAATGCATTTTGCATCATAAAGATATGGGTGATGGAATGTTTTATTCTGCCTTTCTTGCATAAGACCCCGTTTGTTATTGAACAAGTGTTTCTATGATTGAGATTAGATACTGCAAATTGTTTTCAACTCAAAAGTTTCACAtttgttctctctctctctcactcttgGAAACCTTGCAGAAAAGGAAAATCTCTGCCTATATGGATTTCCAAGCGAGCAGTGGGAAGTCAATTTGCCCGCTGAGGAAGTGCCTCCCGAGCTGCCAGAGCCAGCATTAGGTATAAACTTTGCTAGAGATGGGATGCAAGAAAAGGACTGGTTGGCTCTAGTTGCTGTCCATAGTGATGCATGGCTACTCTCTGTTGCCTTCTATTTTGGCGCCAGATTTGGATTTGATAAAACCGACAGGTAAACTATTCTACGACAACCTTTAATAAAACAGTTACTTGGTCCTTTTGTACTTTCCTTCTAGTTTGCTGTTTTTATAGGCACCTTTCAAGTGATTTATTTGtgtatattttctttttaatgaTATCAGCTTTGTTTCTTTTGTTCAAATGTCACCTTTCCAGTTGCTTCAAATCATAAATAGTTGTGAACGGCCTACAAAGCCTATGTTTTTTCTGTTAACTAAACAGTCTCACTTTGTAAAGCATTCTGGAAGTATGCCTAGAAATTATAATAACACCTTATCGGATGTCAAATCTTGGAGGAGAATAGTCCCTGGAGACATCTGTGTTGCTCTAATGGAAATAAAAAAAGGTTTACTGCTTTGGTGTAGTAGTCTACTTAGGATGAAAAGTTTCAGCTCTTTGCTAAATCTTTGTGATTTCTTTGATCTAGGAAACGCCTATTCAACATGATAAATGAGCTGCCAACAATATATGAAGTTGTTACTGGAGTGGCCAAGAAGCAAGTAAAGGATAGATCAACAATTTCAAATCACAGCAACAACAAGTCGAAGCCAAATTCTAAAGCGGTATGGTTGGAAACCTCTTCCACACCTCATCCTTCTCCCTTACCCCCAAAAGATGCTCTCCTTGGATAACAGTCTGTGCAATGCTCTTTACAACGATTCCTCTGTCCAGTGTTTAATTGAAAATCCTTCAGCTTAGGACATTGCCACTGAATACTTGCCTTGAAGTTTATGGTTGTGGACCAAAGATATAGTCCACTAGATCAGCAAATAGGTATTCTGTGATTTGAGCCATGGTTCTGTTTTCCAGCATCCACAACAGTTTGAATAATTAATGTGTATGATGACTCTCAAGGTAGTACGTAGCATATATTAGTGATGTCCTAGTGACTAGCTTGCTATTGTCATGTCCGTTTAATAATTGAGAGGTATGAAGCTGGAAACTGAGTCAAGCATTTGTCCAGTTTTCTTCTATAGAGGAAAATCTATCTTTCTTGCCTGTTATAGTATTTAGGAGTTAAAACTGGCCTCCTAAGTTGATATATTGTTGATTTATCATTTTCTTGTAAAATTGTTTACCTTGatgttccatttggaaacggAACAGACTTTGGTTTATACAATTCTAGGCAGGTCTGGAATGGTTGCCCACTTCTGGTTTGAGGAAGGCTTAGTAGTCAGTTAAAGTGCTTTGAACTAAAGTATTTACAGTTGCTTTTTATGCTTAAGTTTGTTAGAAGAGGCTTTTGGGTGCCTAGCGTACAGTCAATGCTGGAGTTTTTTGAAAGAAGTACAGTGTGAGGTAAAGGATGATACTCCTAATGAACTTTAGTGttgtttctttcttctttgaattTCTCTCATGTAATCTCTTCCAATGTATTTTATGACTACCTCAACTCTTGCAGCTGCTTGATAACTGACCTTTTGCATAATGGGTTCTTAGTCTAGAACCAGTTTGTGATTTTGGCACTTGCGTTGTGCTAAATTCTTACACTGTATATTTCTTTGTCCTATGTTTCGTACATTTTTGGTTGTCTTTCGCGAATTCAGTAAAGAGCTTGAAAGGCCCCATTAGCCTTCTCTTCTCAAAAAAAATGAACATGTGCCTTGTTGAAGTTGCTTAAGTTTTCTGTCTTCTGGTCCCGTCACACTGTCACTATGGCTCTGTCTCAATGCACTAGGCCATGCTCCTCTTAAACTAAATTCAGTATCCTGCCACATGTAACCTATATCATTATTCCTCTGATGTGATGACATCTTAGTTATATAACCAACCATGCTTCGTTGGATTTCTCCATGCATGGCCC of Nicotiana tomentosiformis chromosome 7, ASM39032v3, whole genome shotgun sequence contains these proteins:
- the LOC104113031 gene encoding PHD finger protein ALFIN-LIKE 4-like isoform X2 → MEGGAQYNPRTVEEVFRDFKGRRAGMIKALTTDVEEFYQQCDPEKENLCLYGFPSEQWEVNLPAEEVPPELPEPALGINFARDGMQEKDWLALVAVHSDAWLLSVAFYFGARFGFDKTDRKRLFNMINELPTIYEVVTGVAKKQVKDRSTISNHSNNKSKPNSKAGKYSKAHVKDEDDGFNEEGDEEHGDTLCGACGENYASDEFWICCDICERWFHGKCVKITPARAEHIKQYKCPSCSNKRSRP
- the LOC104113031 gene encoding PHD finger protein ALFIN-LIKE 4-like isoform X1, which codes for MEGGAQYNPRTVEEVFRDFKGRRAGMIKALTTDVEEFYQQCDPEKENLCLYGFPSEQWEVNLPAEEVPPELPEPALGINFARDGMQEKDWLALVAVHSDAWLLSVAFYFGARFGFDKTDRKRLFNMINELPTIYEVVTGVAKKQVKDRSTISNHSNNKSKPNSKAGKYSKVHVKDEDDGFNEEGDEEHGDTLCGACGENYASDEFWICCDICERWFHGKCVKITPARAEHIKQYKCPSCSNKRSRP